From Senegalia massiliensis, the proteins below share one genomic window:
- a CDS encoding energy-coupling factor transporter ATPase — MDEIMIKANNLTYEYKNNEEQSNIALNNVNLEIKRGEFVAILGHNGSGKSTLAKHINALLLPTEGNLYVKGMDTLDEEKLWDIRSTAGMVFQNPDNQLVATIVEEDVAFGPENQGIEPEQIRERVDKALEIVEMTKYKEHAPHLLSGGQKQRIAIAGVLAMNPECIILDEPTAMLDPSGRIEVMETIKKLNREEGKTIVHITHYMDEAVDADRIVVMEQGEIVLEGTPKQVFSQVDKMKAFGLDIPQVTELSYKLRNRGIDIPTNILTVEEMVKLI; from the coding sequence ATGGATGAAATAATGATTAAAGCAAATAACTTAACATATGAATATAAAAATAATGAAGAACAAAGTAATATTGCACTTAATAATGTAAACTTAGAAATTAAAAGAGGTGAATTTGTTGCAATACTAGGACATAATGGTTCTGGAAAGTCAACACTTGCAAAACATATAAATGCTTTGCTGCTTCCTACAGAAGGAAATTTATATGTTAAAGGTATGGATACATTAGATGAAGAAAAACTTTGGGATATAAGATCAACTGCAGGAATGGTATTTCAAAATCCTGATAATCAACTAGTGGCTACAATTGTAGAGGAAGATGTAGCTTTTGGCCCTGAAAATCAAGGTATTGAACCTGAACAAATAAGAGAAAGAGTAGATAAAGCACTTGAAATAGTAGAGATGACAAAGTATAAAGAACATGCACCACATCTTTTATCAGGTGGTCAAAAACAAAGAATAGCAATAGCAGGTGTACTTGCAATGAATCCAGAATGTATAATATTAGATGAACCTACAGCCATGCTTGATCCATCTGGAAGGATAGAAGTTATGGAAACTATAAAAAAATTAAACAGAGAAGAAGGTAAGACTATTGTTCATATTACACATTATATGGATGAGGCAGTAGATGCTGATAGAATAGTTGTTATGGAACAAGGGGAGATAGTACTTGAAGGGACACCGAAACAAGTTTTTTCTCAAGTAGATAAAATGAAAGCCTTTGGACTTGATATTCCACAAGTAACGGAGTTGTCATATAAATTAAGAAATAGAGGAATAGATATTCCAACTAATATATTAACTGTAGAAGAAATGGTGAAATTAATATGA
- the rplQ gene encoding 50S ribosomal protein L17: MAKLRKLGRPTDHRKAMLRNLVTSLLREGRIETTVTRAKETRKLAEKMITLGKKGDLHSRRQVLAYIYDETVVKELFDEIAPKYEDRNGGYTRIMKLGPRRGDGSEMAIIELV; encoded by the coding sequence ATGGCTAAGTTAAGAAAGCTTGGACGCCCTACTGACCACAGAAAGGCTATGTTAAGAAACTTAGTAACAAGTCTTTTAAGAGAAGGTAGAATAGAAACTACAGTAACAAGGGCTAAAGAAACAAGAAAATTAGCTGAAAAAATGATAACACTTGGCAAAAAAGGTGATTTACATTCTAGACGTCAAGTATTAGCATATATATATGATGAAACAGTAGTTAAAGAATTATTTGATGAAATAGCACCTAAATATGAAGATAGAAATGGTGGATATACAAGAATAATGAAATTAGGACCTCGTAGAGGCGATGGTTCTGAAATGGCTATAATTGAATTAGTATAA
- a CDS encoding DNA-directed RNA polymerase subunit alpha has translation MIEIEKPKIEVVELSEDNTYGKFVVEPLERGYATTLGNSLRRILLSSLPGAAVSSIKIQGVLHEFSTIPGVVEDVTEIILNVKNIAAIMHTDEPVTLIIDVEGEGEVTAGDIQVSGDVEILNKDLHIATLDKNGKLYIELVMEKGRGYVPAERNKKEEDSIGTLPIDSIYTPVKKVNFSTENTRVGQVTDYGKLVLEVWTDGTIKPDESVSLGAKIFNEHLNLFITLTDTVDDVEIMVEKEEDTKERVLEMTIEELDLSVRSYNCLKRAGINTVEELTDKSEEDMMKVRNLGKKSLDEVEKKLKDLGLGLEKSEE, from the coding sequence ATGATAGAGATAGAAAAGCCAAAAATTGAAGTAGTTGAATTAAGTGAAGATAATACCTATGGAAAGTTTGTAGTAGAGCCTTTAGAAAGAGGATATGCTACAACTTTAGGTAATTCTCTGAGAAGAATATTACTTTCTTCACTACCTGGTGCAGCTGTTTCATCTATAAAGATTCAAGGGGTGTTGCATGAATTTTCAACAATACCTGGAGTTGTAGAAGATGTAACAGAAATAATACTCAATGTTAAAAATATTGCAGCTATTATGCATACAGATGAGCCTGTAACTTTAATAATTGATGTTGAAGGTGAAGGCGAAGTTACTGCTGGTGATATACAAGTAAGTGGTGATGTAGAAATTTTAAATAAAGATTTACACATAGCTACCTTAGATAAGAATGGCAAGTTATATATAGAACTTGTTATGGAAAAAGGTAGAGGATATGTACCAGCTGAAAGAAACAAAAAAGAAGAAGACTCAATAGGAACATTACCTATAGATTCTATTTACACTCCTGTTAAAAAAGTGAATTTCAGTACTGAAAATACTAGAGTAGGTCAAGTAACTGATTATGGTAAATTAGTACTTGAAGTATGGACTGACGGGACAATTAAACCTGATGAATCAGTTTCATTAGGAGCTAAAATATTCAATGAACATCTTAATTTATTTATAACTCTTACTGATACTGTAGATGATGTAGAGATTATGGTAGAAAAAGAAGAAGACACAAAAGAAAGAGTTCTAGAAATGACTATTGAAGAGCTTGATCTTTCTGTTAGATCTTATAATTGTCTAAAAAGAGCTGGCATAAATACGGTTGAAGAATTAACAGATAAGTCTGAAGAAGATATGATGAAAGTTAGAAACTTAGGTAAAAAATCTCTTGATGAAGTAGAAAAAAAATTAAAAGATTTGGGCTTAGGTTTAGAAAAATCTGAAGAATAG
- the rpsD gene encoding 30S ribosomal protein S4 translates to MARYTGPVCRQCRREGLKLYLKGDKCFTDKCPVTRRNYAPGEHGQGRKKLSNYGVQLREKQKVRKYYGVSEKQFAKYFDMADKMEGIAGENFLKVLETRLDNVVYRLGLASSRAEARQLVNHGHFLVNEKKVDIASYLINTGDEIEVKSKSTQSAKFKELVEGHQGSVPQWLNIDTENLKGKVVAEPSREDIELPIEEHLIVEWYSK, encoded by the coding sequence ATGGCAAGATATACAGGACCTGTGTGTAGACAATGTCGTAGAGAAGGGTTAAAACTTTATTTAAAAGGAGACAAATGTTTCACAGATAAATGTCCAGTTACTAGGAGAAACTATGCACCTGGTGAACACGGACAGGGTAGAAAGAAATTATCAAACTATGGAGTTCAATTAAGAGAAAAACAAAAAGTACGTAAATACTATGGGGTATCTGAAAAACAATTTGCTAAATACTTTGATATGGCTGATAAAATGGAAGGTATTGCAGGTGAAAACTTCTTAAAAGTATTAGAAACTAGATTAGATAACGTAGTTTATAGATTAGGACTTGCGTCATCTAGAGCAGAGGCAAGACAACTTGTAAATCATGGACATTTCTTAGTAAATGAAAAGAAAGTTGATATAGCTTCTTATTTAATCAATACAGGAGATGAAATAGAAGTTAAATCAAAAAGTACACAATCTGCTAAATTCAAAGAGTTAGTTGAAGGGCATCAAGGAAGCGTGCCACAATGGTTAAATATAGATACAGAAAACTTAAAAGGTAAAGTAGTTGCTGAACCTTCAAGAGAAGATATAGAGCTCCCAATTGAAGAACACTTAATCGTAGAGTGGTATTCTAAGTAA
- the rpsK gene encoding 30S ribosomal protein S11 codes for MAKKAVKRGRVKKRQRKNIERGQAHIQSTFNNTIVTITDTKGNTISFASAGQLGFRGSRKSTPFAAQMAAEEAAKAAMVHGLKTVEVYVKGPGSGREAAIRSLQATGLEVNLIKDVTPIPHNGCRPPKRRRV; via the coding sequence GTGGCTAAAAAAGCAGTAAAAAGAGGTCGTGTAAAGAAAAGACAACGTAAAAATATTGAAAGAGGTCAAGCACATATTCAGTCTACTTTTAACAATACTATTGTTACTATAACTGATACTAAGGGAAATACAATTTCATTTGCAAGTGCTGGTCAACTTGGTTTTAGAGGGTCAAGAAAGTCAACTCCATTTGCAGCACAAATGGCAGCAGAAGAAGCAGCTAAAGCTGCTATGGTACATGGATTAAAAACAGTTGAAGTTTATGTTAAAGGACCTGGTTCAGGTAGAGAAGCTGCAATCAGATCGTTACAAGCTACTGGTTTAGAAGTGAACTTAATAAAAGATGTCACTCCAATCCCACACAATGGTTGTAGACCACCTAAAAGAAGAAGAGTATAA
- the rpsM gene encoding 30S ribosomal protein S13, translating into MARIAGIDLPRDKRVEIGLTYIYGIGKSKSNEILATTGINPDTRVKDLTEDEVSKLRNEIDNIMVEGDLRRETAMNIKRLKEIGSYRGLRHRRGLPVRGQHTKNNARTRKGPKKLASKKKKK; encoded by the coding sequence ATGGCCAGAATCGCGGGTATAGACTTACCAAGAGATAAAAGAGTAGAAATTGGATTAACTTATATATATGGTATAGGTAAATCAAAATCAAATGAAATATTAGCAACAACTGGTATTAATCCAGATACAAGAGTGAAAGATTTAACTGAAGATGAAGTAAGTAAACTTAGAAATGAAATAGATAATATTATGGTTGAAGGTGACCTTAGAAGAGAAACAGCTATGAACATCAAAAGACTTAAAGAAATTGGTAGTTATAGAGGTTTAAGACATAGAAGAGGTTTACCAGTAAGAGGACAGCATACTAAAAACAATGCAAGAACTAGAAAAGGTCCTAAAAAATTAGCAAGTAAAAAGAAAAAGAAATAA
- the rpmJ gene encoding 50S ribosomal protein L36: protein MKVRPSVKKMCEKCKLIRRKGKVMVICENPKHKQKQG, encoded by the coding sequence GTGAAAGTAAGACCATCAGTAAAAAAGATGTGCGAAAAGTGCAAACTTATTAGAAGAAAAGGCAAAGTAATGGTTATATGTGAAAATCCTAAGCACAAACAAAAACAAGGATAA
- the infA gene encoding translation initiation factor IF-1 produces MSKKDVIEVEGTVSETLPNAMFKVELENGHEILAHISGKLRMNFIRILPGDKVTIELSPYDLSRGRITWRKK; encoded by the coding sequence ATGTCCAAAAAAGATGTTATAGAGGTAGAAGGAACAGTTTCAGAAACTTTACCAAATGCAATGTTTAAAGTAGAGTTAGAAAATGGTCATGAGATATTAGCACATATTTCAGGCAAATTAAGAATGAATTTCATAAGAATTCTCCCTGGAGATAAAGTTACTATTGAATTGTCACCATATGACTTATCAAGAGGAAGGATTACGTGGCGAAAGAAGTAA
- a CDS encoding KOW domain-containing RNA-binding protein, whose translation METTGELELGQVVKSSAGRDSDKFFIVVDIIDKNYVLLVDGSLRKLDNPKKKKVKHIKKTNKIFDELKNKIEAKEKFNNAYIRKLLASLVKEN comes from the coding sequence TTGGAAACTACAGGAGAACTTGAATTAGGTCAAGTTGTAAAGTCTAGTGCTGGAAGAGATAGTGATAAATTTTTCATCGTAGTTGATATAATAGATAAAAATTATGTTTTACTAGTAGATGGAAGTTTAAGAAAGCTAGATAATCCTAAGAAGAAGAAAGTTAAACATATCAAAAAAACAAATAAAATTTTTGATGAATTAAAAAACAAAATCGAAGCTAAAGAAAAGTTCAACAATGCATATATTAGAAAATTATTGGCTTCTTTAGTAAAAGAGAATTAA
- the map gene encoding type I methionyl aminopeptidase, with product MIILKSKREIEKLKIAGNLVAKTHEYLKGLIKPGITTKELDEAAYEFITKHGSVPAFKGYQGFPGSICASINNEVVHGIPGLKKLKDGDIISIDIGTIVDGYYGDAARTHGVGEISENAKKLIDVTKDSFFEGIKFAKEGYRLSDISHAIQKYVESNGFSVVRDYVGHGIGRSMHEDPQIPHYGPPGKGPRLKRGMVLAIEPMVNEGTFRVKVLEDDWTVVTLDSKLSSHYENTIAITDGEPEILTI from the coding sequence ATGATTATTTTAAAAAGTAAGAGAGAAATAGAAAAGTTAAAAATAGCTGGAAATCTAGTAGCCAAGACTCATGAATATTTGAAAGGTTTAATAAAACCTGGAATAACAACAAAGGAGCTTGATGAAGCAGCTTATGAATTTATTACCAAGCATGGTAGTGTACCAGCATTTAAAGGTTATCAAGGCTTTCCAGGTAGCATTTGTGCTTCAATAAATAACGAAGTAGTTCATGGTATACCAGGATTAAAAAAGTTAAAAGATGGCGATATTATAAGTATAGATATCGGTACTATAGTTGATGGTTATTATGGAGATGCTGCTAGGACACATGGTGTAGGCGAAATTAGTGAAAATGCTAAAAAACTTATAGATGTAACTAAAGATAGTTTTTTTGAAGGAATCAAATTTGCTAAAGAAGGTTACAGACTATCTGACATATCTCATGCAATACAAAAGTACGTTGAAAGCAATGGCTTTTCAGTTGTAAGAGACTATGTGGGTCATGGAATAGGAAGATCAATGCATGAAGATCCACAAATACCTCATTATGGACCACCAGGTAAAGGGCCAAGGCTTAAAAGAGGAATGGTTCTTGCGATTGAACCTATGGTAAATGAGGGTACCTTTAGAGTGAAAGTATTGGAAGATGATTGGACAGTGGTAACACTTGATAGTAAATTATCTTCTCATTATGAAAATACTATAGCTATTACCGATGGAGAACCAGAAATTTTAACAATCTAG
- a CDS encoding adenylate kinase: MRLILLGPPGAGKGTQASGIINKYNIPHISTGDIFRKNIKEGTDLGKQAKEYMDKGLLVPDELVVGLVKNRLTENDTENGFLLDGFPRTVAQAEALDTELKNLGWSLDNVINIKVSKDELVERAVGRRICKDCGATYHIKFNPPTIPGKCDVCGGELYQRDDDNEETVTKRIEVYENQTSPLIEYYNKQSVLLNIDGAQNIDKVFDDIVDALGSKK, encoded by the coding sequence TTGAGACTTATATTATTAGGACCACCTGGAGCTGGGAAAGGAACCCAAGCTTCAGGTATAATAAATAAATACAATATACCACATATATCTACTGGAGATATATTTAGAAAAAATATTAAAGAGGGTACTGATTTAGGAAAGCAAGCTAAGGAATACATGGATAAGGGATTACTTGTTCCTGATGAATTAGTTGTAGGTCTAGTAAAAAATAGATTGACAGAAAATGATACTGAAAATGGATTTTTATTAGATGGTTTTCCAAGAACAGTAGCTCAAGCTGAAGCCCTTGATACTGAACTTAAAAATTTAGGTTGGTCTTTAGATAATGTTATTAACATTAAAGTATCAAAAGATGAATTAGTAGAAAGAGCTGTAGGTAGAAGGATTTGTAAAGATTGTGGTGCTACTTACCACATTAAATTTAATCCACCTACTATACCAGGTAAATGTGATGTGTGTGGAGGAGAACTTTATCAAAGAGATGATGATAACGAGGAAACTGTAACTAAAAGAATTGAAGTTTATGAAAACCAAACCTCACCACTTATAGAATATTACAATAAACAAAGTGTTTTATTGAATATAGATGGTGCTCAAAATATAGATAAAGTTTTTGATGATATAGTAGATGCTCTTGGGAGCAAGAAATAA
- the secY gene encoding preprotein translocase subunit SecY — translation MLSTLRNAWKIPDLRKKILFTLLMLAVFRLGSNIPVPFMNKDVIQELFQGSGGGVLELFNLMSGGAFGQMTIFALNIYPYITASIVIQLLTIVIPSLEALAKEGEVGRKKIAQYTRYLTVVFALVQAIGISVGLFRGAVIGSGFLPITVVVITITAGTAFLMWLGEQITENGIGNGISLIIFAGIISRIPGGIYNAVNLWLNAKTVSLIELILFAIIAVIVIAGVVAIQEGQRRIPVQYAKRVVGRKMYGGQSTHIPLKVLMAGVIPVIFASSLLAFPQTLGFFFESWAVFISKWLSPQGSPGVWIYSILNVILIVFFTYFYTAIQFNPVEYANNLKQNGGFIPGIRPGRPTTEYLNRVISRLTLVGAIVLALIATMPTILSSFGNLKIGFGGTALLIVVGVALETVKQMESQMMMRHYKGFLK, via the coding sequence GTGTTATCAACTCTAAGAAATGCATGGAAAATTCCGGATTTAAGAAAAAAAATACTATTTACATTATTAATGTTAGCAGTTTTTAGATTAGGTTCCAATATACCAGTACCGTTTATGAATAAAGATGTTATTCAAGAATTATTTCAAGGTAGTGGTGGAGGAGTATTAGAACTATTTAACTTAATGAGTGGTGGAGCATTTGGTCAGATGACTATTTTCGCTCTTAATATTTATCCATACATTACCGCATCTATAGTAATTCAATTATTAACTATCGTTATACCTTCTTTGGAAGCTTTAGCTAAAGAAGGCGAAGTAGGAAGAAAAAAAATAGCACAATATACTAGATACTTAACAGTAGTTTTTGCATTAGTTCAAGCAATAGGTATATCAGTAGGGTTATTTAGAGGGGCGGTAATAGGCTCTGGATTTCTACCTATTACAGTAGTAGTAATAACAATTACAGCAGGTACAGCATTCTTGATGTGGTTAGGTGAGCAGATAACAGAAAATGGTATAGGAAATGGTATATCACTTATAATCTTTGCAGGTATCATATCTAGGATACCTGGAGGAATATATAATGCGGTGAACCTTTGGTTAAATGCTAAAACTGTTAGTTTGATAGAATTAATCTTATTTGCTATAATAGCTGTTATTGTAATAGCTGGTGTTGTAGCAATACAGGAAGGACAAAGAAGAATTCCAGTTCAATATGCTAAGCGAGTTGTAGGAAGAAAAATGTATGGTGGACAAAGCACACATATACCATTAAAGGTATTAATGGCTGGAGTTATTCCAGTTATATTTGCTTCATCATTACTAGCATTCCCACAAACTTTAGGATTTTTCTTTGAAAGCTGGGCAGTTTTCATATCAAAATGGTTATCACCACAAGGTAGCCCAGGAGTATGGATCTATTCAATATTAAATGTAATATTGATTGTATTCTTTACTTATTTCTATACTGCAATACAATTTAACCCAGTTGAATATGCAAATAACTTAAAGCAAAATGGTGGTTTTATTCCTGGTATTAGACCTGGAAGGCCTACAACAGAATATTTAAATAGGGTTATATCAAGACTTACTTTGGTTGGTGCCATAGTATTAGCACTTATTGCTACTATGCCAACAATTTTATCTTCATTTGGTAATTTAAAAATAGGATTTGGAGGAACAGCTCTATTAATCGTAGTTGGTGTTGCACTAGAAACTGTTAAACAAATGGAGTCACAAATGATGATGAGACATTATAAAGGATTCTTAAAATAG
- the rplO gene encoding 50S ribosomal protein L15 — MKLHELRPNENGGTKSRKRLGRGTATGQGKTSGRGENGQRSRSGGGVRPGFEGGQMPIYRRLPKRGFTNIFATNYAIVNVEDLNRFEEGVEITPELLKESKLIKKLEDGVKVLGNGELNKKLTIKAHKFSKSAVEKIEAAGGKVEVI; from the coding sequence ATGAAACTTCATGAGTTAAGACCTAACGAAAATGGAGGCACTAAAAGCCGTAAAAGACTTGGTAGAGGTACAGCTACAGGACAAGGTAAAACTTCTGGTAGAGGTGAAAATGGCCAAAGATCACGTTCTGGCGGAGGCGTAAGACCAGGATTTGAAGGCGGACAAATGCCAATATATAGAAGGTTACCTAAAAGAGGATTTACTAATATATTCGCTACAAACTATGCTATAGTAAATGTAGAAGATTTAAATAGATTTGAAGAAGGAGTAGAAATAACTCCAGAATTATTAAAGGAATCAAAACTAATAAAGAAATTAGAAGATGGCGTTAAAGTACTCGGAAATGGTGAGTTAAACAAAAAACTAACTATTAAAGCCCACAAATTCAGCAAATCAGCTGTTGAAAAAATAGAGGCTGCAGGGGGAAAGGTAGAGGTGATCTAA
- the rpmD gene encoding 50S ribosomal protein L30: MAKIKVKLIRSKIGKTEKQIKTVEALGLRKIGQVVEHEDNPQIRGMVNRVNHMVEIVE; encoded by the coding sequence TTGGCTAAAATAAAAGTGAAATTAATTAGAAGTAAAATAGGCAAAACTGAAAAGCAAATAAAAACAGTTGAAGCTTTAGGCCTTAGAAAAATAGGTCAAGTGGTAGAACACGAAGATAATCCACAAATAAGAGGTATGGTAAACAGAGTAAACCATATGGTAGAAATAGTTGAGTAA
- the rpsE gene encoding 30S ribosomal protein S5, whose product MKRGRIDASELDLQEKVVNINRITKVVKGGRNFRFSALVVVGDGNGYVGVGMSKAIEIPDAIRKAIEDAKKHLVKVPMVGTTIPHEIIGRFGAGNVLLKPAPEGTGVIAGGPVRDVLELAGVRDIRTKSLGTSNPRNMVNAVIDGLDRLKTSEEVAKLRGKSVEEIIG is encoded by the coding sequence ATGAAGCGTGGACGTATAGATGCTAGTGAATTAGATTTACAAGAAAAAGTTGTTAATATAAATCGTATAACTAAAGTTGTAAAAGGTGGTAGAAACTTTAGATTTAGTGCACTTGTTGTAGTTGGAGATGGAAATGGTTATGTAGGAGTAGGAATGAGCAAGGCTATTGAAATCCCAGATGCTATAAGAAAAGCTATAGAAGATGCTAAGAAACATTTAGTTAAAGTGCCAATGGTTGGTACTACTATACCACATGAAATAATAGGTAGATTTGGCGCAGGTAATGTATTATTGAAACCAGCTCCAGAAGGTACAGGAGTTATAGCAGGTGGTCCTGTTCGTGACGTATTAGAACTTGCAGGTGTAAGAGATATTAGAACAAAATCCTTAGGCACAAGTAATCCAAGAAATATGGTAAATGCAGTTATAGATGGATTGGATAGACTTAAAACTTCTGAAGAAGTTGCAAAGCTAAGAGGAAAATCAGTAGAAGAAATCATAGGTTAG
- the rplR gene encoding 50S ribosomal protein L18 translates to MLNKVRKNERRSKRHARMRNKVQGTPERPRLNVYRSLNHIYAQIIDDVNGVTLVQASTLDKDLKDKLESTSNKEAAKEVGKLVAEKAKKENIESVVFDRGGYIYHGRVKELAEGAREAGLNF, encoded by the coding sequence GTGCTTAATAAAGTAAGAAAAAATGAGAGAAGATCAAAAAGACATGCTAGAATGAGAAACAAAGTACAAGGAACTCCTGAGAGACCTAGATTAAATGTCTATAGAAGTTTAAATCATATATATGCTCAGATAATTGATGACGTTAACGGCGTTACTTTAGTTCAAGCATCCACTCTTGATAAAGACTTAAAAGATAAGTTAGAATCCACATCTAACAAAGAAGCTGCTAAAGAAGTAGGTAAGCTTGTAGCAGAAAAAGCAAAAAAAGAAAATATTGAATCTGTAGTTTTTGATAGAGGCGGATATATTTATCATGGTAGAGTAAAAGAATTAGCTGAAGGAGCAAGAGAAGCTGGCCTTAATTTTTAG
- the rplF gene encoding 50S ribosomal protein L6 has translation MSRIGLKPIEIPEGVEVKLDDKNYMVVKGPKGTLEQQLEKDMNIEIKDNEITVSRPTENKRHKSLHGLTRTLIDNMIIGVTKGYEKKLEIQGVGYRAQKQGKKLNLNLGFSHPVEMEDPEGIETEVPANTKIIVKGIDKQKVGNYAAVIRELRKPEPYKGKGIRYEGERVRRKEGKTAK, from the coding sequence ATGTCAAGAATAGGTCTTAAACCAATAGAGATACCTGAAGGTGTTGAGGTTAAATTAGATGATAAAAACTACATGGTAGTTAAGGGACCAAAAGGAACATTAGAACAACAATTAGAAAAAGATATGAATATAGAAATAAAAGATAATGAAATAACAGTAAGTCGTCCTACTGAAAATAAAAGACATAAATCCCTTCACGGACTTACAAGAACACTAATAGATAATATGATTATTGGTGTTACTAAGGGATATGAAAAAAAATTAGAAATACAAGGTGTAGGTTACCGTGCACAAAAACAAGGTAAAAAATTAAACTTGAATTTAGGTTTTTCACATCCAGTAGAAATGGAAGATCCAGAAGGAATCGAGACTGAAGTTCCAGCGAACACTAAGATAATAGTTAAAGGAATAGATAAGCAAAAAGTAGGGAATTACGCAGCAGTTATAAGAGAATTAAGAAAACCAGAGCCATACAAAGGTAAAGGTATAAGATACGAAGGTGAAAGAGTAAGACGTAAAGAAGGTAAAACTGCTAAATAG
- the rpsH gene encoding 30S ribosomal protein S8: MAMTDPIADMLTRIRNANRQKHDTVDIPASNIKKAIAEILLNEGFVKGYDVIEDGKQGIIRVQLKYSRDNEKVITGLKKISKPGLRVYAKKDEIPRVLGGLGIAILSTSKGILTDKEAKKNDVGGEVICYVW; the protein is encoded by the coding sequence ATGGCAATGACAGATCCAATCGCTGATATGTTAACAAGAATAAGAAATGCTAATCGTCAAAAGCACGATACAGTAGATATTCCTGCTTCTAACATCAAGAAAGCAATAGCTGAGATATTATTAAATGAAGGTTTTGTAAAGGGCTATGATGTGATCGAAGATGGTAAACAAGGAATAATAAGAGTGCAACTTAAATATAGCAGAGATAATGAAAAGGTAATAACTGGACTTAAGAAAATATCAAAACCAGGACTTAGAGTATACGCTAAAAAAGATGAAATACCAAGAGTTTTAGGAGGGCTAGGAATAGCAATACTTTCTACTTCAAAAGGTATATTAACTGATAAAGAAGCTAAAAAGAACGACGTAGGTGGAGAAGTAATCTGCTACGTATGGTAA
- a CDS encoding type Z 30S ribosomal protein S14, producing the protein MAKKAMKLKQQRKAKYSTQEYNRCRICGRPHGYLRKFGVCRICFRELAYKGQIPGVKKASW; encoded by the coding sequence GTGGCAAAGAAAGCTATGAAATTAAAGCAACAAAGAAAAGCAAAATATAGTACACAAGAATATAATAGATGCAGAATTTGCGGAAGACCTCATGGTTATTTAAGAAAATTTGGTGTATGTCGTATATGTTTTAGAGAACTAGCATATAAAGGACAAATACCAGGGGTAAAGAAAGCAAGTTGGTAA
- the rplE gene encoding 50S ribosomal protein L5 — MTSRLKEKYTNDVVPSLVEKFNYNNVMEVPKLEKIVINIGMGLAKDNPKALETAIEELKTITGQKPVTTKAKKSVSNFKIREGMPVGAKVTLRGTRMYDFLDKLMNIALPRVRDFRGVSKTSFDGRGNYALGIKEQLIFPEIEYDKVDRINGMDIIIVTTAENDEQAREFLALMGMPFKK; from the coding sequence ATGACATCACGTTTAAAAGAAAAGTATACAAATGATGTAGTACCATCACTTGTAGAAAAATTCAATTATAACAATGTAATGGAAGTACCAAAATTAGAAAAGATAGTAATCAATATAGGTATGGGATTAGCAAAAGATAATCCAAAAGCTTTAGAAACAGCTATAGAAGAGCTTAAAACTATAACAGGACAAAAACCTGTAACAACTAAAGCGAAAAAGTCTGTTTCTAACTTTAAGATTCGTGAAGGTATGCCAGTAGGAGCGAAAGTTACTCTAAGAGGAACTAGAATGTACGATTTTTTAGATAAATTAATGAATATTGCTTTACCAAGAGTTAGAGACTTTAGAGGTGTTTCTAAAACATCTTTTGATGGAAGAGGAAATTATGCTTTAGGCATAAAAGAACAATTAATATTCCCTGAAATTGAATATGATAAAGTTGATAGAATTAATGGAATGGATATAATTATAGTAACTACTGCTGAAAATGATGAGCAAGCAAGAGAATTTTTAGCTCTTATGGGAATGCCCTTTAAAAAATAA